One window from the genome of Castellaniella sp. MT123 encodes:
- the eda gene encoding bifunctional 4-hydroxy-2-oxoglutarate aldolase/2-dehydro-3-deoxy-phosphogluconate aldolase, which produces MNALELVKLSPVMPVIVVQDLDSAVSLARALVAGGVRTLEITLRSAAALDAIAAIRDQVPEALVGVGTVRTPQQLEAAQRAGACFGISPGLTETLAQAAQASGLPFLPGVSTASEAMRAAELGFNVQKLFPAEAVGGAALLKAWHGPLPDLKFCPTGGIHAGNAASYLALPNVACVGGSWLTPTATVADRQWDVITSLAREACALAA; this is translated from the coding sequence ATGAATGCTCTTGAACTCGTCAAACTCAGCCCTGTCATGCCCGTCATCGTCGTCCAGGATCTGGACAGCGCCGTGAGCCTGGCCCGCGCCCTGGTCGCGGGCGGAGTCCGGACACTGGAAATCACCCTACGGTCGGCGGCCGCGCTGGATGCGATCGCAGCTATCCGCGACCAGGTCCCGGAGGCCCTGGTCGGAGTCGGTACCGTGCGCACACCGCAGCAACTGGAAGCCGCGCAACGCGCCGGCGCCTGCTTCGGCATCAGCCCCGGGCTGACGGAAACGCTGGCGCAAGCGGCACAGGCCTCGGGTCTGCCCTTCCTGCCGGGGGTTTCGACCGCGTCGGAAGCCATGCGCGCGGCGGAACTCGGCTTCAATGTCCAGAAGCTCTTCCCCGCCGAGGCTGTGGGCGGCGCAGCGCTGCTGAAGGCCTGGCACGGCCCCCTGCCGGATCTGAAGTTCTGCCCCACCGGGGGCATTCATGCCGGCAACGCCGCCAGCTATCTCGCCCTGCCGAACGTCGCCTGCGTCGGCGGTTCCTGGCTGACCCCGACGGCGACGGTCGCGGACCGGCAATGGGACGTCATCACGAGCCTGGCCCGCGAAGCCTGCGCGCTGGCGGCCTGA